Below is a window of Oceanipulchritudo coccoides DNA.
GTGGGTACGCCTGAATGTGGAGAACCTTTTCGACAAGGATTACCTGATCGGGCAGGAACCGGTCTTCTCAGCCGGGACACTCATCCTCCAGGGACAGGAGCGCCAGGTCAACCTCAGTGCGGGAATGCGCTTCTAGGTGCCCAGACGCGTTCCTGCCTTTCTGCGGGAACGACAGGCCGGAGGCCTGTAACACCGTGGAGCAGGTGTCAGGTGTCACAGGCGTCCCCGCCTGTGGATAGCAACACAGGCCGGAGGCCTGTAACACGGAGAGGCCTGTAAGATACTCAGCACTCGACCACATTCACGGCAAGTCCGCCGCGGGAGGTTTCCTTGTACTTGCGGCGCATGTCCTTTCCGGTGTCACGCATGGTCTTGATGACCGCATCGAGACTGACCGTGTGGCGTCCGTCGCCGCGCAGGGCAATACGGGCGGCGTTGATGGCCTTGACAGCTCCCATGGCGTTGCGCTCGATACAGGGAATCTGCACCAGCCCGCCGATTGGGTCGCAGGTAAGTCCAAGGTTGTGTTCCATGCCGATTTCAGCCGCGTTCTCCACCTGCCTTGGTGTACCGCCCATGAATTCAGCCAGTGCACCGGCCGCCATTGAGCAGGCGACCCCGACTTCCCCCTGGCAGCCCACATCGGCTCCGCTGATGGAGGCATTCTCCTTGAAGAGCACGCCGATCGCTCCGGCGGTCAAGAGGAAATTCCGATGCCATTTCTGATCCTTGTTTGAGAGGAAGCGGTCACAGTAGTGCATGACGGCGGGGATGATCCCGGCGGCCCCGTTGGTCGGTGCGGTGACCACCCGTCCGCCAGCGGCGTTTTCCTCGTTCACGGCAATCGCATAGAGATCCACCCAGTCAAGGATGGTCAGGCTGTCCTTCAATGCGGATTCCGGCCTGTCGCGAAGATTTCGATACATGGCTGGGGCGCGCCTGGGTACTTTCATCCCGCCGGGAAGCACGCCATCCTGATTCAGTCCTTGTTCGACGCAGGCCTGCATGGCCTGCCAAACCTTGTCGAGCCGGGCCTGGGTTTTCGTCTTCTCACGCCATGCCGATTCGTTTTGCAGGACAATTTTTGAGACGGCCTTGCCCTCAGTCTCCGCCCATCTGATGAGCTCCTCAGCCGTGCTGAAAGGAAAGGAGGTTTCCGGAGCATCCTGTGAAGCTTTCTTGGTTTCCGCTTCGGTTACAACAAACCCTCCGCCGACGGAGTAGAACACGGATTCAAGGAGGCTTTTGCCATCTGCCGAACGGGCCGTGAATTTCATCCCGTTGGGGTGATAGGGCAGGGAGGTTTTCCGGTTGAAAAGGAGGTCTGTTCCCGGGTCAAAGGCTATTGTCTGCTTTCCGCAAAGCGCCAGGGATTTATCTTTCACGGCTTTCTCAAATTCAGTCGGGAGGCTGACCGGATCAACCGTTTCCGGGGCGCTGCCCCGAAGACCGGCAACAATGGCAAAGTGCGTGCCGTGGCCTTTCCCAGTCATCGCAAGGGAACCGTATAGCTCGACCTGGATCTTCTCGGCTTTCAGGTCGCTCGCTTCTTCTGCGAATCGCCGAGCGGCACGCATCGGCCCGACGGTATGTGACGAGGACGGCCCGATACCGATGGTGTATAAATCCAGTGTGCTCAGTCGCATGATTCTTCTTCCCTGTCCTTAAGTCTTGAATATAAAAACATGTGTCCCCACGGCAATCCTTTCATACAGCTTGGTCAGGGGTTCATCCAGCATCAGGAGGCATCCGGCGGAGATGTTTTCGGGGAAGCGCTCAGGTTTGTTCGTCCCGTGGATGTAAATGTAGCGCTCGAATGAATCGACCCCAGGCCCGGCGTTGAGTCCGGGCTCCAATCCGCGCAAGCGGAGGATGCGGGTGGTCACGAGGCAAGGCTGGTCCGGCCCGGCATCCGGGCGGTCCTGCCAGCGCTCGCCAATCGGCTCGCGCCCGACCATGACCATTCCGGCTGGTTGGCCATCCCCGTGCTTGGCCGCGACTTCATGCAGTCCCCAAGGCGTTCCAAGGGAATCCTGCTCGCAGGAAAGCAGCTTTTTGCTACGGGAAAAAGGGAGGCTCTCAACAAGTTGATCGGCCTGCCAGCGCTGGAGAATTTGCTCGCCAAGAACAGCGATGAGGACATCGTCCGTTCGTTTTAAGCCGTGTCTTTTCAGGCACTTTAAATAGACCTCAAATTCTTTCACGAAAAATGGCAGTATCAGTTGGCATCGTCGGGGCGACCGGAGCGGTCGGCCAGGAACTTATCCGCCTGTTGCACGAGCGGAATTTCCCCTTTTCCTCTTTGAAGGTTCTGGCCTCCGGGCGTTCCGCAGGCAAGGAAATCCGCTATAAAGACGAGACCTTTATTATCGAGGAAGCGACCCCCGAGTCCTTCGACAGGATGGACATCGCTCTTTTCAGCGCCGGGGCGACCATTACCAAGACGCTTGCCCCCGAGGCGGCAAAGCGCGGCTGTGTGGTTGTCGACAACAGCTCCGCCTTCCGCATGGATCCGGACGTACCGCTGGTTGTGCCGGAGATCAATCCGGAGGCGGTCCGTGACCACAAAGGCATCATTGCCAATCCAAATTGCTCCACGGCAATTGCCCTGATGGGCCTCGCCCCGCTGCATCAAGCCTTCGGGCTGAAGCGCTTTGTTGCCTGTACTTACCAGGCCGTCTCCGGCAGCGGAGTCGCTGGCATGCAGGAATTGGAGAATCAGATCAAGGCATGGAGCGAGGGCAAGGATTGCCCGCCGGAAACTTATCCGCATCCGATCGCCTTTAATCT
It encodes the following:
- a CDS encoding L-serine ammonia-lyase; translated protein: MRLSTLDLYTIGIGPSSSHTVGPMRAARRFAEEASDLKAEKIQVELYGSLAMTGKGHGTHFAIVAGLRGSAPETVDPVSLPTEFEKAVKDKSLALCGKQTIAFDPGTDLLFNRKTSLPYHPNGMKFTARSADGKSLLESVFYSVGGGFVVTEAETKKASQDAPETSFPFSTAEELIRWAETEGKAVSKIVLQNESAWREKTKTQARLDKVWQAMQACVEQGLNQDGVLPGGMKVPRRAPAMYRNLRDRPESALKDSLTILDWVDLYAIAVNEENAAGGRVVTAPTNGAAGIIPAVMHYCDRFLSNKDQKWHRNFLLTAGAIGVLFKENASISGADVGCQGEVGVACSMAAGALAEFMGGTPRQVENAAEIGMEHNLGLTCDPIGGLVQIPCIERNAMGAVKAINAARIALRGDGRHTVSLDAVIKTMRDTGKDMRRKYKETSRGGLAVNVVEC
- a CDS encoding L,D-transpeptidase family protein — encoded protein: MKEFEVYLKCLKRHGLKRTDDVLIAVLGEQILQRWQADQLVESLPFSRSKKLLSCEQDSLGTPWGLHEVAAKHGDGQPAGMVMVGREPIGERWQDRPDAGPDQPCLVTTRILRLRGLEPGLNAGPGVDSFERYIYIHGTNKPERFPENISAGCLLMLDEPLTKLYERIAVGTHVFIFKT
- a CDS encoding aspartate-semialdehyde dehydrogenase is translated as MAVSVGIVGATGAVGQELIRLLHERNFPFSSLKVLASGRSAGKEIRYKDETFIIEEATPESFDRMDIALFSAGATITKTLAPEAAKRGCVVVDNSSAFRMDPDVPLVVPEINPEAVRDHKGIIANPNCSTAIALMGLAPLHQAFGLKRFVACTYQAVSGSGVAGMQELENQIKAWSEGKDCPPETYPHPIAFNLFPHVDVFFDDGYTKEEHKMLNESRKIMSMPDLPATTTCVRVPVMRAHSIAIHAEFEQPVSLEAAREAIAAFSGAELCDDTANNVYPTPLQFSGKNKCGVGRIRIDSALDNGLAFFVVGDQLLKGAALNAVQIAEEVVRLQA